The Rhipicephalus sanguineus isolate Rsan-2018 chromosome 4, BIME_Rsan_1.4, whole genome shotgun sequence DNA window CCAAGGAATGGCGTTTTCTCGAGTACATGGAGATCGAGCACTTCAGTTCATCTTTACCCTTGAGGACGTTCGCTACACACTTGGTGTTGGACAAGCGCACGATGGCCGAAGAAAGCAAGTACATCTACCTCGCGCGCAATCCTTGGGATGTTTGCGTGTCCATTTACCACATGACGACTAACCTGAGCAGTTACGAATTCCAAAATGGAACGTTCGATGATTTCGCCCACGCTTTCATGAGCGACGACATCGGCTTCGGCGACTACTTTGAACACGTAGCAGCGGGCTATGCCCTCAGCGAGCAGCCGAATGTGTTCTTCGTCACTTACGAGGAACTCAAGCAGAACACCCGCGAGGTTGTCCTGAGGCTGGCGTACTTCCTTGGCGAGCAATACGGCCGTGCCCTCGAGCAGCACGAAGCGTTGCTTCAAAAAGTGCTGGAGAGATCGCAGCCCGATTACATGCGCAATGTGGTGGTTGTTGACTTGAGTGGCAGAGGCGACAACCAGTGGAACGAGGTACTTTCGGGCAAGCAGGTCACCTGCAGCAGTGGCTACGAAGGAGACGAGAACAAGTACGCGTACGTGAGAACTGGCAAAGTGGGAAGTTGGAGGGAGTACTTCACGCCGGATCTTCTCCGAAAGATGGAAAAGCGTATTGTGGAGGCGGAGAAGAAGTCTTCCTTCATGGACCTCTGGAAGGACGTCCGAGCCGAAGCTTTCAAAGCCATGCAGGATGCCGAATAAACTCTTCACGCCTTTGCAATGACATTGTGCATCCTGGGGCACACGTGGTAAACAGGCCAAACAATTATCCGAAGGGACAAAACTAATAGCATTGCACCTTATGATGAATTGGAGGCGTCATGATAGGTAGGCAACGTATCTgttgagtcgactcactcaggcacACATGGTCGCGTGAGTATGCGTCAGAGTGAGCCCAAGTGAGCATGATTTTGTTGATGTTGAGTTGTATCCAGCAATACTGACTATTTGTGGAAGGTCTGTTCTATAATTAGCCCAGATTACATATTTTTATTAATTcagcccgagtgagccctaagtgcaaatatAGAGCGCAGCTCTTTTGCACCCATTAGTGCGTTTAGCGGCTTCGTTGTCGGCGTGACTGAGAGCGCGATCTACTGGCATTGGGGAGGACGAAAGGGAACGGACGCGGAACGCCGTGGTGAATGAACGAACATGATAGTGCAGAAAGAGATGGGGCCGAGGAAATATAACACAGCATGACCAGCGATCTTTCTGAGGTGATTAAGAGGAGGTGGTACCTGAGCTGTTGTCCGTTCGCCAATAGCTTCATCGGTAACGTGTGCGGTGGGCGCGTGCGTTGGCGCCTTATGAAAGCGGTGAATTAGCGGAGATCCCTCTGCGACGACTGCTATTAAGGCGTTCACGCATGAATGCAATGCGCCGCACACCACAGAGGGCGTTCCCTTACTCATAATACACAGTAACCTCACTTCTTTCAGAAGAGTGATGGCTACAGATCCATGGAAGTGTTTGGTCTGCCGCGGCGGCTAAACGAGCCATCCGAGCAGCGGCTCAGTGAAGCTGAGGCTAGAATTCAGACGTTCGCACCATAGAAACAGCAGCTAAGCGTCGCCCCATGAGAGGACTTTGCTGTTcgcaccgctgaagcacaaagtcACCGCCGCCGCACGGACTCTTAGATCTCTTAGTGTTGCCTCTTAAAAATGTCTGTTAAACCTCACATATCGCACCATCGAAACGTCGACGCAGCTGAGCTCAAATCTATCACTACAGAGCGTCTTCATCATCGGTGATGTTATTTTGTCTGTGGGAATCACGCACGGCCTTCTGCGCACTACAGCAAAAACAACTGCTCGAAATGCTGCAGGCAAACGTATATGAAACCCGCAGCGCTGGAATGTCAGTAACATCGGCTCCACCCTACGAAGAAGATTATTTATCCTTCTACGAATAAAAGTTTCTCGCTCTCAGCTTCagccttcttttattttttttccatgaCCTCTACAAGTGAGGTCGAAGTGGACAATGCAAGTTAAGGGGGCAGGGCAGGTGGGATTAACTGACGCCTCTGCCCTACACAATTCTATAATGCCCTTGGTATCGCCATGTGCGCTGTCTGTTTTGAAATATTCATTGAAATACAcggtatatatatttttattcttttacgAGATGATTCACTATATTTCCATCAGGACCTAAAGGTTGTGACATAAGGGACGAATACGTAACACCTCCCCTGTTTCGTCGGTGCTTCTGCGCGGCGCGTTTCACACATTTGTTGCGTGTACTCACGTTATTCCACAACCTGTTTTTATTTTCATTCAGTTTTTCGTGAAAGTTCCCTTTCTGCAACCCGCTGAACAACAAACACGAAAGGAGAACAGAGGAGCGAGTGGATTTAGCGTCAGTTGGCTTGTGAATGCTACGCGCCCcctcctatcttttttttttcttttctttttttccacaatGCCTTCATTACCTGAATCTCAGTATCATCTTTATTGCTGCAGACAAAAATTCACTTCAATAAACTTCGCATAGCACCTGCATTTTTTGCAAAATGTGGATATTAATATTCACAAACCATTCGCCGCAATTATACTGCGCAGCCGCATATAATTAGTAAACCAGTGTATAAACTGCCGCCACTTTTTCCCATCTCCTAAGATAAGAGACTCTACTCCCGATACAGACTTCACGAACTTGCTGGCGTATTTGTTATAGCGTGCCTTATTTTCACCTGTGACTCCACGTGGCTTTTATAATTGATAAGCTACTGGGTGCAGACATGACAATTTTAACTCCATGTCCACCAGTGCAAAACGCTATGGGTTCCCTAACGTTGAATGCTTTGCGCTGTACCTTGCCTTAAGAAGCCCTACTTCGTTATAATTCTTTTTGGCACACGAAGCAATTTTGTAAGTGGGTCAATATCTTTCCGTGAAGCTGCAGTTTCTTCCGACAACAGCTTAAGATAATGAAAGTGAACTTACTAGGTGCTTACCGCTTAACGCCATGGTCATCAGCTCGTCACTGTTAAATGTCGTGTCGCCAGGCCATCTCTCTCCTTCCACACAGCTTCGCCCTCACCAGAAGGCGCAGCTGTCGTATAATCTATCGGCTCACATATTCGATATAgaacccctctcccccttccggaaagaaacagaaacaaacgGCAAATGCGTTACCATGAGAGCCATTAACCGAGACCGGTGGATCGCGCAAGAAGCACAGAAGCGCTTGCACGGCCTTATTTGACGTGAAGTACTGTCCAGAGCATAGcattctctctcttcctcctctttccaAGTCTTGTTTTCCAcaccagcgcagggtagcaaactatATACCCGCATCTATCTGCTTAACATCCCcgccatctctctctttctctccgtctctttctctctctctctctctctgcctcacTCTGGCGGGGGTCGGTCTGCAGATAGAGACCACCGCCAGAACATTTTGCAGGTGGTCAGCTCTGCTCTCTACAGAACTGTGCTCGAGAGATAGTAAAGGGCGCCTGCGTATTCTCACTGCTACGAATATAGTGCATCACTTAAAGACAATATTCCCACATTAAAGCGAGCATTTTTGTGACCTTCCTTCCAGACAGCTTGACTGGGCTCGTTGGTAATGTTGCATAATGATAGCCATGTAAAATTGTCTACGACACAAACTGAGAACGAGAAGCCAAAAACGCTTCCTGCGACCCCGGTATCTAGCGCCACAGCGCAAACAATGCAATCTACGATCGCGTTGGATCACGAGGTCACAGATCGCATGATAGGTGCTGCCGTGTCTTGTTGATTTCATGGGCAAAGACATAATCAAAGTTGCTCTGCAAGGCGTGACTCAGAACATGAAGAAACCCACACTATCAAATTGACCACTTCAAATGTCTCGGATGCACGCGTATTGCTAACTTCTTGTTAGATTCACCTTACTACGCGGGAAACAAAAGCCTTGTATATAATATCACCGAAATAGCACCTCTGCAGACTCACTCAAAGCGCGCGTGAACACACACAGGTGTCGAACACGTGCATCCGGCGCAGCATAAGCTTGCGGTGGACGCGCACACACTTGCTACGAAAGCTGCCATTTTGAGGAAAAAGTTGATCTAGTAGGTCGTGAGTATGCGGCACTTCGATCGCGCATTTTAGGACTCCGGTGAGTGGATGCAGGCCCAGCGATATGAACGTGACGTATGTAGAATCGCCAGCATTCCCACGTGTCAGGAATCTTATGAAACTTGACGTGATGTCTAGGTCCCGTTTAATAATTGCTAGATGAAGATGTTCAATTCAGTTACAATTTCTTTATGGTTCATAAATTATCATGCACCTCGGCGGTTTCCAGTATTCACCTAAACTGTGTGGCCACGAAGACTTTgcctttaaagtggagttgggcggaaataaattaaatataaattttaaaaaactatgccctgcctgcaccaccgaagtatcgcaggccaaaatcgataaattagataaaagaacaaaatgtactaaaatttctattaaaaagaaaaaaatagaaaataaaaagtaacaatttgatcccaccacctagcgaagCCAACCCCAAGGGAAATATTCTATAGATTACATACTatggtttctcttcatcttgacttacaattgTTTTGATAAAATGGATCTCCggtgagctcgtcttgactaacaagtcttccattcttttcttttcctcttgtctctcttgtgtaggctttccattcctctctttgttgggtcacacggttggagagatgggtccgtgttgagcttgtcccccagtatgtccttttgaggcttactgcaaaactcgtcaaactgataagtgactgaacaggattttattgaatacaggttagttgttatggggctttttttatgacttttatttactaccccggctcctccctaactccaccggctcttacaaaaGTATTGAGGGATTATATTAATATCATGACGATATAAAGATGTACTGTATCGCCTTCAAATCacttcaatacaagtacatgtagtataattacacAAGTTCAAGAATGTAATATATTATTATCAGATCGCAATAGAGatgcactgtatcggcttcaaatcacatcaATACAAGCACATGTAGTATAATCACACAAAGTCAATCATATAATAATTGCCAAATTAGCCAGGCCGCGTTGATGGCAAGGATTGATAACAATATGTCCAGTACATATTTGGTTCGTTTGTTCGTGCCATAttagtttttttgtttattttagagGCTACAAGTGGAAACAGTTACCACGACGCAGAACGGTGTGTACCGACGAAGAAAAATAGTTGTTATTGAGTACAACTATGTCGGCTGCACGAGCGCTGTGCTGTTACTGAAAATGAATTCATATGCGGAGGGATTGCTGAAGTATGCTAAAcattttatcttgtgttttgtgaGATTGGAGTGCGCGCGTGAGATGACAGTGCTACGTTTCACTACCGTGTTATTGCGAGAGCAATCTTAACAATATATCAACTCAGATGAAGTAACGATGCTGGATATCTCGCAGCACTGATAATGAACTTTAGGTTTTAGTGCTTTCAGGAATGCATTGGCCCAGCTCGTACACTGAATGGTCTTCGCTGTGACTATTGTTTGAAAGGGAGgcacgaaaaaaattttgttaCTACGCAAGTGCGCGCATATCATCAGGTCCCGGCTTGGCCAAACACGACTGACATCACCGGCTGCAAATGTTGGTGTAAAGGGAGGAGACGACGCCCCTCAACCGTCGCAGAGCCACAACAACAGTCGAGGATTGAAGCGCATTTTAATCCTTTTAAATCGTGCTTGAAAACCATCATCAGGTGAGCTATAGTTGAGACCTTCGTCTCGAGGAAGGAGTTTTATATCGGCTCTCTATAATTGCTAAAGATTGAGCTTAGTTCcaagaactcacagggttccttatgcattcgactaagacgacttctttttccatcttcttctttttcttctgagtcaatgtattgatcctcccccgcccctctccgaaagctttctccaccttgtattgttttgcattgcctccaggatcggaggccttgcaaggtttctgcacctcacctggttttgaactgcctccgtgattggcgcaCCTCTGACCAAGCGGCGCTGTTATCTAAAACGTCATCATTTGACATCGCGGTATTCGACTTCATAacgacgtcacaaatgttggtgATATATGATgcgatatggtgacgtcatcacgtgatgatgacttcttgcgtcactcgtgttgacgcctagccgccgaagccgacggtcaattttaggTTTTTGTGAGGCATCTAGGGCTCAACAGACAATACTTTCGCTTTATTAAATTTCTTTTTGTGGCGCTTCACATTTTATATCTTGGTGCATTACTACTGTTGAATATTTGGGCTCAACACATCGTCGCACCTGAGAACTTTGTTGGGTACTTCGGTGCTGTTGCTTTTAAGAATCATAACTATAGCCCGGTACGACTTTAGAAGACAGCGGGGTTTCCACCTCAAAAGCGGATGCACACAcgcctgcaccaatgagcgcgtGCTCTGGACTGACCTCATAAGCTGGACGGTTGGTGAAGCCGCGGTCACCGCGAGATCGGGctgtaggtggcagcagcgtcgccgcgttagtgtggataggcggtcggcggcacgtatccaaatgtacacagcggtTATTGTTGTTGACACGTCTTTATTCGCGTTTCTGCCCTTGGAGGGCTGCAGTGAATGTACGGGGAGAGACGGGatttgaaaaaaaaggggggggggggggtacaagcAAAAGCAGAACCTTAATGAGCGTCTTGCGAGTTAACGTTCTGGCTGCCACGCCCGAGACGCTGCCTGGTGCCAATGAATGGAGCCTTGGGGCCTTCCAGGTACTCGAGAACCGACCACCGTGCTTCgatgtgagcggtttgagcctattgtcggcgaataaagcgcgtttaCTGCAGCCTAATGatggtatatacgccctccattgccacattaatgcacgaagccggcctaacgttcctattacgtgttaGAGGAGCGCGATCTGTCAATCAATGGGGTGCTGGCCTTCGGTGACAGTCGTGTtctgcactgtgctcgatgttttttcttgttttgtttgtacGTGTTTGCTTTGTGTTCCGACTGCATTGCAATATAAATGCTGTTGCGCGACTGGGCCAATTaaatatttacttcttgctccAGCGGCTGCCAAAAAAAAAGCCTTTATTTTTGCGTAATTagttgaagtagaactttgtgcagtctggttttctgtttgcatgaatatgTGTACGGCTATAGAAGTGCGAGGCTTGAAGCCTTTTTGACCGCTAAGCGGCCTTTGCAGACGCTATAGTTCacgctttgcggtatcacaattatttcgaaatcgccaacacttcacgagatggtgtcgctgaaAATCTGGATTCTCATCGCGACATTTAGTACTACTTTTGTTTAGGACAACCCAAATTCCACTATGCGGTGTGCTTTAACGACAAAGTGGCAGCCACGTTGAAATTATTTTGGCGAGTGGACGGTATACGATGATTACGACAATCGCCATACCGAGACGCGCaagcactcacttattagagtgcgtACAAACctcggaaggcgaaatgcttgtgtatatcgttTAGGCATACGTAAAATCATTTGATACTGTGCCAACACAACGGAATAAGCGGCCCTTGAGTACGTGCATGATGTTTGCACACATGCGAACAAGGtgtcgctagcagacgacgcaaggagccatccacactacggggtttcgtccgctcgccgcaaGGTGCCGACTGTgttcgatctcgaggccaatagactATTTTACatgagtagagtgtactagaacaggggagtgctcgaaacggccgcagcaccaatgcacAGAAAGTGAAGCACAACCACGGTCagtccgcttgtggcgctgcgattggtagtctgcaatgtgccgtCGTTTAAGGGTTGCGCGCGGCTAATttaaagtggtgcaggggtagaatgcccgcttcctactagataggc harbors:
- the LOC119391463 gene encoding sulfotransferase ssu-1; this encodes MYITHLILKEGQPITTYDEFAKEWRFLEYMEIEHFSSSLPLRTFATHLVLDKRTMAEESKYIYLARNPWDVCVSIYHMTTNLSSYEFQNGTFDDFAHAFMSDDIGFGDYFEHVAAGYALSEQPNVFFVTYEELKQNTREVVLRLAYFLGEQYGRALEQHEALLQKVLERSQPDYMRNVVVVDLSGRGDNQWNEVLSGKQVTCSSGYEGDENKYAYVRTGKVGSWREYFTPDLLRKMEKRIVEAEKKSSFMDLWKDVRAEAFKAMQDAE